Proteins encoded together in one Ferroglobus placidus DSM 10642 window:
- a CDS encoding MarR family winged helix-turn-helix transcriptional regulator yields the protein MIFSEGDFSLNFFTTDGKSLEVYCDGLKRLGKITFEPNKSLEVTLDEAENILEEFYNKIAKFRKVKTELSPLQIAILSAVDNGVSNSNAIAAMTGKSVFEVKENIRKLYYDGYLVAKKKGFFRKKYYYELTDKGRKTLQKDVGKVEAAVREDRDIMDNFAVAYWLWYSMNVVPDSVTSDEIVDTIGEPPATDEQIAELVSDSADHAESLAYDTDVDIGDGDHGDGDGDWGDGDADGDW from the coding sequence GTGATTTTTTCAGAGGGAGATTTTTCGCTGAACTTCTTTACAACAGATGGAAAATCACTGGAGGTTTACTGCGACGGATTAAAAAGACTAGGGAAAATCACTTTCGAACCGAACAAATCTCTTGAGGTAACGCTTGATGAAGCTGAAAACATCTTAGAAGAGTTTTATAACAAAATCGCCAAGTTCAGGAAAGTTAAAACAGAGTTGTCTCCTTTGCAGATAGCCATACTCTCTGCAGTAGATAATGGAGTGTCGAATTCAAATGCTATAGCTGCAATGACAGGAAAAAGTGTTTTTGAAGTTAAAGAAAACATCAGGAAGCTTTACTACGATGGGTATCTTGTAGCCAAGAAAAAGGGCTTTTTCAGGAAGAAGTATTACTACGAGCTGACCGATAAAGGGAGAAAAACGCTACAAAAGGATGTGGGGAAAGTCGAAGCTGCTGTGAGGGAAGATAGGGATATAATGGACAACTTTGCTGTCGCATACTGGCTGTGGTATTCAATGAACGTCGTTCCCGATTCTGTTACTTCCGATGAGATTGTGGATACGATTGGGGAACCTCCAGCGACGGATGAGCAAATTGCTGAATTGGTTTCCGATTCTGCGGATCATGCTGAAAGCTTAGCTTACGACACGGATGTGGACATAGGAGATGGAGATCACGGAGATGGAGATGGGGATTGGGGAGATGGTGATGCGGATGGAGATTGGTAG
- a CDS encoding outer membrane protein assembly factor BamB family protein — translation MIELWRDDLIYWVKDVVISEKGVVALSHGAVYYYNHEGELCWEEDIDATSISPHGDGMIAGCEDGEVYCFDNGGKELWRCDVGEKIKKVCSASSITCAATSKGKIIIIKKGKILWEYKAGRKIDDVAIFPELYAAVIAKDLITGRVLLFDVSGRILWNSKINTHIGEASLDISSRLIVVGTLQGVYLFEKNGDRVWRNALSGIRSVAITSDGKYIAAGAVDGKAYLLSYRGKIVWKKVLSSAVRKVLVTDEGNYVCNDGKGLRIFNPQGALIWKFEGDVSAFDITPDLSKIVIGKEDGQLILFGWDGK, via the coding sequence ATGATCGAGCTGTGGCGAGATGATCTGATTTACTGGGTTAAGGATGTTGTTATTTCAGAGAAAGGTGTTGTAGCTCTATCACACGGTGCAGTTTACTACTACAATCACGAAGGTGAGCTTTGCTGGGAGGAAGATATAGATGCAACTTCAATCTCACCACACGGCGATGGGATGATTGCTGGATGCGAGGATGGGGAGGTATACTGTTTTGATAATGGTGGAAAAGAGCTCTGGAGATGTGATGTTGGAGAAAAAATTAAGAAAGTCTGTTCTGCAAGCTCTATAACCTGTGCTGCAACTTCAAAGGGGAAAATAATCATTATTAAAAAAGGAAAAATATTGTGGGAATACAAGGCAGGAAGGAAAATTGATGATGTTGCCATTTTCCCTGAGCTGTATGCTGCTGTGATAGCAAAAGACCTCATTACTGGCAGAGTCTTGTTATTTGATGTTTCCGGCAGGATTCTCTGGAATTCAAAAATAAATACTCATATCGGAGAAGCTTCCTTAGACATCTCTTCAAGATTGATTGTAGTGGGAACTCTGCAAGGAGTCTATCTGTTTGAGAAAAATGGGGATAGAGTATGGAGAAATGCCCTGAGCGGGATCAGAAGTGTAGCAATAACCTCTGACGGAAAATATATTGCAGCGGGAGCCGTTGATGGCAAAGCTTATCTCCTAAGCTATAGGGGAAAAATCGTTTGGAAAAAAGTACTCTCTAGTGCCGTGAGAAAAGTTCTGGTAACTGATGAGGGAAACTATGTATGTAATGACGGGAAAGGTCTCCGTATTTTCAATCCTCAGGGAGCACTGATATGGAAATTCGAGGGAGATGTTAGCGCTTTTGACATAACCCCTGACCTCTCGAAAATCGTCATTGGCAAAGAAGATGGTCAACTTATTTTGTTTGGATGGGATGGCAAATGA
- a CDS encoding B12-binding domain-containing radical SAM protein gives MMVDIALINPRGRFELAEELNFISPPLGLAYLAAVLRMEGYKVKIVDAMAERLEIGEVLKKIKDCFLVGITATTPLFKRSLEYVREIKKAFPEKFVILGGVHVTYRPAEGLREADAVCIGEGEKTIVEVAERVESGRSLEGVRGIWWRKDKKIVRNLPREPIFDLDALPFPAFDLLPLNKYSFMERRLEEFPMITSRGCPFSCLYCVSSKFFGRRYRSRSAENVVEEMKWLEDEFNAKHIAFSDDTFTLSKKRVESICEKIKEEGVDLTWSCASRADTIDRELVRIMKRAGCTRMYFGVESASERILNFYRKKLDIKAVERAIRICKEEGIETVCSFIIGAPDESEEEMKRTLKLAMKLDPDYAQFSILTPYPGTELYEIAEKENLLITKNYEDYTAGKPVMRNAHLSPERIKEFLNYCYMKFYARPKYLFKMVSSKNFKLVYSIIKRLLLPKNVFSQSIAEKLG, from the coding sequence ATGATGGTAGATATCGCTTTGATAAATCCTCGTGGCAGATTCGAGCTGGCTGAAGAGCTGAATTTCATCTCTCCACCGCTTGGATTGGCGTATCTTGCAGCAGTTCTCAGAATGGAAGGATACAAAGTAAAAATAGTGGATGCGATGGCTGAAAGGCTTGAGATAGGAGAAGTTTTGAAGAAAATTAAAGACTGCTTCCTCGTAGGAATTACCGCGACAACTCCTCTTTTCAAAAGATCTTTAGAGTACGTGAGGGAAATAAAGAAAGCGTTTCCGGAAAAATTCGTTATTCTCGGAGGGGTTCACGTAACTTACAGACCTGCTGAGGGATTAAGAGAAGCTGATGCTGTTTGCATAGGCGAGGGAGAGAAAACCATCGTTGAAGTTGCTGAAAGGGTTGAGAGTGGAAGAAGCTTGGAAGGTGTGAGAGGAATTTGGTGGAGAAAAGATAAAAAGATCGTTAGGAATTTGCCGAGGGAGCCTATTTTTGATCTCGATGCTCTTCCTTTTCCAGCTTTCGATCTTCTTCCCCTTAACAAGTACAGCTTTATGGAAAGACGGCTTGAAGAGTTTCCGATGATCACCTCTCGCGGCTGCCCCTTTTCATGCCTTTACTGCGTCTCCTCTAAATTTTTTGGTAGGAGGTACAGAAGTAGAAGTGCGGAAAACGTTGTGGAGGAAATGAAATGGCTGGAAGATGAATTTAACGCTAAACACATCGCTTTCAGCGACGACACCTTCACTTTAAGCAAAAAAAGGGTTGAGAGCATTTGTGAAAAAATAAAAGAAGAGGGTGTGGATTTAACCTGGAGCTGCGCCTCAAGAGCGGACACAATTGACAGAGAGCTCGTGAGGATTATGAAGAGGGCGGGATGCACCAGGATGTACTTCGGAGTTGAATCAGCGAGCGAGAGAATTCTAAACTTCTACAGAAAAAAGCTCGATATAAAAGCGGTGGAAAGGGCAATAAGGATTTGCAAGGAGGAGGGAATAGAGACGGTGTGCTCATTCATAATAGGCGCTCCAGATGAAAGCGAGGAAGAAATGAAGAGAACTTTGAAACTCGCGATGAAACTCGACCCTGACTACGCTCAATTTTCGATCCTCACTCCCTACCCAGGCACCGAGCTTTACGAGATCGCCGAGAAAGAAAATCTACTAATTACGAAGAATTACGAGGACTACACCGCCGGAAAACCCGTTATGAGAAACGCTCATTTAAGTCCTGAGAGGATTAAAGAGTTTCTAAACTACTGCTACATGAAGTTTTACGCTCGTCCGAAATATCTCTTCAAAATGGTCTCATCTAAGAACTTCAAACTCGTTTACAGCATAATAAAACGGCTACTTTTACCGAAAAACGTGTTCAGCCAGTCTATTGCCGAAAAATTAGGTTGA
- a CDS encoding heme-copper oxidase family protein, whose product MNLALKFLYSALVYLVVAAFLGILNLFGFYFKPVHSHLMLAGFVSLTIVGAMYQIVPTILGTELRGKALAEGSFYLLNLGTVLLALSMRGIVDLSISAAIYTIGAILFAIVIFLTISSARLSPSVAVWFFAVAIIYYLAGITYALLAFLGVFTFNIRVHAHILAAGWIGLTTFGGLYELFPMLSLRKLKSQKLAWVTFVISNVALIGMIYSFTYSEKALLFFGSLFVLSFYLLALNLLLTLASKPESEAELDISVKFFVVALIFGLAGITLAPLNLFFDLTFQHSHLLLAGWIALTIVGAEYHIIPMITWMEKYADKLGVEDVPMIADLFNIKIGKFALYVSPLGVILLVIPQTSIAGGVLFTFAILAFVADMFAVRIR is encoded by the coding sequence ATGAATTTAGCCTTAAAATTTCTATACTCCGCTCTGGTTTACTTGGTAGTAGCGGCTTTTTTGGGAATTCTCAACCTTTTTGGATTTTACTTCAAACCCGTTCATTCTCATTTAATGCTTGCAGGCTTCGTAAGCTTGACAATCGTAGGAGCGATGTATCAAATAGTTCCGACGATACTCGGGACGGAATTGAGAGGGAAAGCCCTTGCTGAAGGTAGCTTTTACCTCCTAAATCTTGGTACGGTGCTTTTAGCCCTTTCCATGCGCGGTATTGTAGATCTCTCGATTTCCGCAGCTATATACACAATTGGAGCGATATTGTTCGCGATAGTGATCTTTTTGACGATCTCCTCCGCTAGACTCTCTCCAAGCGTAGCGGTGTGGTTTTTTGCTGTAGCCATAATTTACTACTTAGCAGGAATAACGTATGCGCTTTTAGCATTCTTGGGAGTTTTCACTTTCAACATCCGCGTTCACGCTCACATCTTAGCTGCAGGGTGGATAGGGCTAACTACTTTCGGAGGACTTTACGAGTTGTTTCCGATGCTCTCTTTAAGAAAGCTCAAAAGTCAGAAACTTGCTTGGGTAACGTTCGTGATCTCAAATGTTGCTCTCATCGGGATGATTTACAGTTTCACGTATTCAGAAAAGGCACTTTTGTTCTTCGGATCCTTGTTCGTCCTCAGCTTTTACCTGTTAGCTTTAAATCTCTTACTTACTCTCGCTTCTAAGCCGGAGAGCGAAGCTGAGCTTGATATAAGCGTGAAGTTTTTCGTTGTAGCGTTAATTTTCGGACTCGCTGGAATCACTTTGGCTCCGCTGAACTTATTCTTCGATCTAACTTTCCAGCACTCTCACCTTCTTTTAGCCGGCTGGATAGCTCTGACGATCGTTGGGGCAGAATATCATATCATCCCGATGATTACGTGGATGGAGAAGTATGCCGACAAGCTTGGAGTTGAAGATGTGCCGATGATAGCTGATTTATTTAACATAAAAATCGGAAAGTTCGCTCTTTACGTATCACCTCTCGGGGTAATACTTTTAGTTATTCCCCAAACTTCTATAGCCGGAGGAGTGCTATTTACTTTCGCAATACTCGCTTTCGTAGCCGACATGTTTGCAGTTAGGATTAGATAA
- a CDS encoding DUF542 domain-containing protein translates to MISPDMTVAEVLRRKPAAKRVLFKYGICDCCGGNVKIKDAAEFRGLKVEDLIREIEEV, encoded by the coding sequence ATGATCTCTCCGGATATGACGGTTGCAGAAGTTTTAAGGAGAAAACCCGCTGCTAAAAGGGTCCTTTTTAAATACGGGATTTGTGATTGTTGTGGAGGTAACGTGAAGATTAAAGATGCGGCAGAATTTAGAGGACTAAAGGTTGAAGATCTTATCAGAGAGATAGAGGAGGTCTGA
- a CDS encoding DUF2249 domain-containing protein, producing the protein MERLDVRGLPHPERPPLVMKKLQEHGELELIVEVEPKPLMAMLKEKGYVCESKFDGEKWIVRIRRA; encoded by the coding sequence ATGGAGAGGCTCGACGTTAGAGGTTTGCCCCATCCAGAAAGACCGCCCCTCGTTATGAAGAAACTGCAAGAGCATGGGGAGCTGGAATTGATAGTCGAGGTTGAGCCTAAGCCGTTGATGGCTATGCTGAAGGAGAAAGGTTACGTTTGCGAGTCGAAGTTTGATGGTGAGAAGTGGATTGTTCGAATAAGGAGGGCTTAA
- a CDS encoding metal-sulfur cluster assembly factor, whose amino-acid sequence MVSKEEVVERLKKVIDPHTRQNVWDMGLIEELEVKDNEVHITFRPSSPFCPIGQQLAFAIKRSVEDLGVKAKVKVTGYVKEEELNELLTK is encoded by the coding sequence ATGGTAAGTAAAGAGGAAGTAGTTGAGAGATTGAAGAAGGTTATAGACCCCCACACGAGACAGAATGTTTGGGATATGGGACTGATCGAGGAACTTGAAGTTAAGGATAACGAAGTTCACATCACGTTCCGACCTTCCTCGCCTTTCTGTCCAATAGGTCAGCAGCTCGCTTTTGCTATAAAGCGAAGTGTGGAAGATTTGGGAGTTAAAGCGAAGGTAAAAGTTACCGGATACGTGAAGGAGGAAGAGCTTAACGAGTTACTCACGAAGTGA
- a CDS encoding ATP-binding cassette domain-containing protein, producing the protein MLKAERISYYADGKRVLENCYIELRKGEIVLLLGPNGSGKTTFFKCIAGILKHGGSVIVDGVDASKMKAHERFRLGVVYSPERMRVAENLSVKENLKITGDINEALKLFPELKKLLKLKAGNLSGGERQLVVLARSLISKPKYLLLDEPFAGLSEKVFERVLKILVEKSKEMGIAIITHERVESILPYVARVYSILSGKIVSVIEENFEDELRKYLLID; encoded by the coding sequence TTGTTGAAAGCTGAAAGAATAAGCTACTACGCTGACGGAAAAAGAGTGCTCGAGAACTGCTACATTGAATTGAGAAAAGGAGAGATCGTGCTGCTGCTCGGACCGAACGGAAGCGGAAAAACTACTTTTTTTAAATGCATCGCCGGAATATTAAAACACGGCGGGAGCGTTATCGTCGATGGTGTTGATGCGAGTAAAATGAAAGCTCATGAGCGGTTTAGGCTTGGCGTAGTCTACTCTCCAGAAAGAATGAGGGTCGCAGAAAACCTCAGCGTAAAAGAAAATTTAAAGATTACCGGAGACATCAACGAGGCTTTAAAGCTTTTTCCAGAACTGAAAAAGCTTCTAAAGCTAAAAGCTGGAAATTTGAGTGGGGGAGAAAGGCAACTTGTGGTTTTGGCGAGAAGCCTTATTTCGAAGCCGAAGTATCTGCTTTTAGACGAGCCTTTCGCCGGACTGTCGGAAAAAGTTTTCGAGAGAGTTCTGAAAATCCTCGTAGAAAAATCGAAAGAGATGGGGATAGCTATTATAACCCACGAAAGAGTTGAAAGTATTCTACCGTATGTAGCGAGAGTTTACAGCATACTGAGCGGGAAAATTGTGAGCGTAATTGAAGAAAACTTCGAAGATGAGCTGAGAAAATATCTTCTCATCGACTAA
- a CDS encoding ATP-binding cassette domain-containing protein, which yields MLKVRNVSKSKGRVMILKNVSFDLEEGETLGLFGPNGSGKSTLMKIIAGIEKPSCGKVFLDDLNVTALPPEKMVKLGVVYAFQIPRNFREMTALENLAVVLMNYHSVEESFELARKMLKEWGLEYIADRKVEFISHGESRLLEILKAYATNPRVLLLDEPFAGLDVENVFRVREKVEKLKEEGLTMIITSHRKRILANLADRFLKMEGGKIVES from the coding sequence ATGCTAAAGGTCAGGAACGTCTCAAAGTCTAAGGGAAGGGTTATGATACTCAAAAACGTGAGCTTCGATCTTGAAGAAGGGGAAACTCTCGGACTGTTCGGACCGAACGGAAGCGGAAAGAGTACTTTAATGAAGATAATAGCCGGAATAGAAAAGCCAAGCTGCGGAAAAGTCTTTCTCGACGACTTGAACGTAACGGCACTACCTCCGGAAAAAATGGTCAAGCTCGGAGTTGTTTACGCCTTTCAGATTCCGAGAAATTTTAGAGAGATGACTGCCTTGGAAAACCTGGCAGTTGTTTTGATGAACTACCACAGCGTTGAAGAGTCTTTCGAGCTTGCGAGAAAAATGCTCAAAGAGTGGGGTCTTGAGTATATAGCAGATAGGAAGGTCGAGTTTATCTCCCACGGGGAGTCAAGGCTTCTTGAGATTCTGAAAGCTTATGCAACGAATCCGAGAGTTCTTCTTTTAGACGAGCCTTTCGCTGGACTTGATGTGGAAAACGTCTTTAGAGTTAGGGAGAAAGTAGAAAAGCTAAAAGAAGAAGGTTTAACGATGATTATAACCTCCCACAGAAAAAGAATTCTCGCAAACCTGGCTGATCGCTTTCTGAAAATGGAGGGTGGAAAAATTGTTGAAAGCTGA
- a CDS encoding ABC transporter permease subunit, which yields MRVLIYVALAILPFILKGYTSWLIGLALIYSTISISWAILENEGRISMGHSFVVGFSAYLSAITYLLFNSLIAGFLISIPLSATLFYFLKRTTGKTAFVFATFTLSLLSYVIAPYIVIEEKGGEEGFFIIHSFPTLLFSAFLFVASAIAFESFLKSKFGYFAKAIKSDELASRAVGIEVEKVKLTTSLISSAIGSFAGLCLALYFSHVSPEIFSLEISIFPFISYVVTGGRKEYIALTSIALFVVSNYLNALLTGAHLLLYAMLLILSPKIGGWVYAKGQERLKV from the coding sequence TTGAGAGTTCTGATATACGTCGCCTTAGCAATTCTTCCTTTTATTCTGAAAGGATACACTTCATGGCTCATCGGTCTTGCGTTAATTTATTCGACGATCTCAATTTCGTGGGCGATACTCGAAAACGAAGGTAGAATAAGTATGGGGCACTCCTTCGTCGTTGGCTTTTCAGCTTACCTTTCAGCGATAACGTATTTGCTTTTTAACTCGCTTATAGCTGGCTTTCTAATTTCCATTCCCTTAAGCGCGACTCTCTTTTACTTTCTTAAGAGAACAACTGGTAAAACGGCTTTTGTTTTCGCCACCTTCACACTTTCGCTTCTATCCTACGTAATCGCACCCTACATAGTCATCGAAGAAAAAGGAGGGGAAGAGGGATTTTTCATTATACACAGCTTCCCAACTTTGCTCTTCTCAGCATTTTTATTCGTAGCTTCTGCGATAGCATTCGAGAGCTTTTTGAAGAGTAAGTTCGGTTACTTCGCTAAAGCGATAAAATCGGACGAACTCGCATCGAGAGCAGTGGGAATTGAAGTCGAAAAAGTTAAGCTGACGACTTCACTAATCTCCTCTGCGATAGGATCTTTTGCAGGTTTGTGCCTCGCTTTATACTTCTCCCACGTGTCTCCAGAAATTTTTTCCCTTGAGATAAGCATATTCCCCTTTATTTCCTACGTGGTTACCGGAGGTAGAAAAGAGTACATAGCCCTTACTTCTATAGCCCTCTTCGTAGTCTCGAATTATCTGAACGCTTTGCTTACCGGAGCGCATCTTCTTCTTTATGCAATGCTTTTAATTCTCTCTCCGAAAATTGGCGGGTGGGTGTATGCTAAAGGTCAGGAACGTCTCAAAGTCTAA
- a CDS encoding ABC transporter permease subunit, which yields MALTFLENFFIFSVFASLISFNFRIGKFLNLSLYSAFSIGAYLVYFSRELSIPLAFLLSFLIAYPLFLLKERICRGIMDATIVSLGYGIAIEEILRITVQKGYYYVVSEGVKALPEVFIAFYSLLLAFYISPHGIRLKFIEEDEELARMCGVNSAAYSFASILIATFFAIILGIVSSEGSAIHPRIGLSYMLAGILIAAIAAIKRSVGERNLINIIAVSLAASLLLEVFA from the coding sequence ATGGCCTTAACTTTCCTTGAAAACTTTTTCATCTTCTCCGTATTTGCTTCTCTAATTTCTTTTAACTTCAGAATCGGGAAATTTCTGAACCTCTCCTTGTATTCTGCTTTCTCGATAGGTGCATACCTCGTTTACTTTTCCAGAGAGCTTTCTATTCCCTTAGCTTTTCTCTTAAGCTTTCTAATAGCCTATCCCCTTTTTTTGCTCAAAGAGAGAATTTGCAGAGGAATCATGGACGCTACGATAGTCAGCCTTGGCTACGGGATTGCGATAGAGGAGATTTTGAGGATAACCGTGCAAAAAGGGTACTACTACGTCGTCAGCGAAGGAGTTAAAGCTCTCCCAGAAGTTTTTATCGCCTTTTACTCGCTTTTGTTAGCCTTCTACATTTCCCCCCACGGAATAAGACTAAAATTTATAGAGGAGGATGAGGAACTTGCGAGAATGTGCGGAGTAAATTCAGCAGCTTACAGCTTCGCATCCATCCTCATCGCAACTTTCTTTGCGATTATTCTCGGAATAGTTTCGAGTGAAGGCTCAGCGATCCACCCGAGAATAGGGCTCAGCTACATGCTCGCTGGGATTTTGATAGCCGCTATAGCTGCGATAAAAAGATCTGTTGGAGAGAGAAATCTCATAAACATTATTGCAGTCTCTTTAGCAGCCTCACTGCTTCTGGAGGTGTTCGCTTGA
- a CDS encoding ABC transporter substrate-binding protein, with protein MRAKALTLIMLIALATILPGCAEKKETLKIGVLIPETGKFATAGKAMKNAALLAKEHAEKFKLSKYEIELIFADTKSSPEGADSAFRQLVEKGVVAVVGAYSSSEAIAAAKVAGETKTVYVASVASTEQLEKMVEEGNKYVFRNAYNTSYWGELASEFLKISGAEGFYFVGFDPLKIFNLGMLKKINASGVENKGVSFYKSPAVDPKDVVEKAREAAKVVGERDVLILGDPGTLSVTFVKEYRNSGGKGIVYSVGGVLALPQTLKQLDQNYIAFQAAALENTKKTELTAAYFSSYKEKFGEEANNYAALLTYDAILIVAQAYEKNKDLVKSLEEGEFKGAAGIYKFDDKHQAVWGSEKLKGIIGEYVNGKIEVVYPEEFKTSDVIWP; from the coding sequence ATGAGAGCGAAGGCTTTAACGCTGATAATGCTTATTGCTCTTGCCACTATTCTTCCCGGTTGTGCGGAAAAGAAGGAAACTCTAAAAATTGGTGTATTAATCCCAGAAACGGGCAAATTTGCAACTGCCGGAAAGGCTATGAAAAACGCTGCATTGCTTGCTAAAGAACACGCTGAAAAGTTCAAGCTTTCGAAATACGAGATAGAGCTGATTTTTGCAGACACGAAATCCTCTCCGGAAGGGGCTGATTCGGCTTTCAGGCAGCTCGTTGAGAAGGGAGTTGTAGCTGTTGTTGGAGCTTATTCGAGCTCCGAAGCGATAGCAGCGGCAAAAGTCGCTGGAGAGACTAAAACTGTATATGTGGCGAGCGTAGCCTCAACCGAGCAGCTCGAAAAGATGGTTGAGGAAGGTAATAAATACGTTTTCAGAAACGCTTACAACACGAGCTACTGGGGAGAGCTCGCTTCAGAATTCTTAAAAATCTCGGGAGCGGAAGGTTTCTACTTCGTCGGTTTCGATCCGCTTAAGATATTCAACCTCGGAATGCTGAAGAAGATTAACGCGAGTGGAGTTGAAAACAAAGGCGTGAGCTTTTACAAGTCTCCGGCGGTGGACCCGAAAGATGTGGTGGAAAAAGCCAGGGAAGCAGCTAAGGTTGTTGGCGAGAGAGATGTTCTCATCCTCGGAGATCCGGGAACACTTTCGGTGACGTTCGTGAAGGAGTACAGAAACAGCGGAGGGAAAGGGATAGTTTACTCCGTCGGTGGAGTTCTTGCGTTACCACAAACGTTGAAGCAGCTCGATCAGAATTACATAGCCTTCCAAGCTGCCGCTTTGGAAAACACCAAAAAGACCGAGCTAACTGCAGCGTACTTCTCCAGCTATAAAGAGAAGTTCGGCGAAGAGGCTAACAACTACGCCGCTCTACTTACCTACGACGCCATTTTAATAGTAGCTCAAGCCTACGAGAAGAACAAAGACCTCGTTAAGAGCCTCGAAGAAGGAGAGTTTAAAGGAGCTGCCGGTATTTACAAGTTCGACGACAAACACCAGGCAGTCTGGGGCAGCGAAAAGCTCAAAGGAATCATAGGGGAGTACGTTAACGGAAAGATAGAAGTCGTTTACCCAGAGGAGTTCAAAACCTCCGATGTTATATGGCCTTAA